A window of Puntigrus tetrazona isolate hp1 chromosome 11, ASM1883169v1, whole genome shotgun sequence contains these coding sequences:
- the atp13a3 gene encoding polyamine-transporting ATPase 13A3 isoform X2 gives MEKEDLKIINKGLEDEMELSGYRLCRWKVVLVGLGGFCTGGFLFLLLYWMPEWCVKATCRRTTIKDADVALLRSTDEFKRWFRAKIRVMLAPGKDPYDNLASQTASPQANDHTHNPTDPAPGKITGNPEDQPVPRRYFTLHSTKYFWNDSIQNFEVLKGLEDQSMTCSSVHSKHSFGLNKNQQEYRRFFFGLNEIDVKVPSLFKLLIKEVLNPFYIFQLFSVILWCTDEYYYYAMAIVVMSVISIATSLYTIKKQYVMLHDMVAAHSTVRVTVYRGENETEEALSTDLVPGDVIVIPSNGTIMPCDAVLICGTCIVNESMLTGESVPVTKTDLPNPQRDKKGGDGDAIYSTEEHKRHTLFCGTNVIQTRYYTGEMVKAVVVRTGFSTAKGQLIRSILYPKPTDFKLYRDAYMFLLCLVAVASIVFVYSLVMKIINKEPVKEIIVKSLDIITITVPPALPAAMTAGIVYAQRRLKKVGIFSISPQRINICGQLNLVCFDKTGTLTEDGLDMWGIQRTEDGRFHHSEEKADDKNLVTTKFVSCMATCHSLTKIEGQLSGDPLDLKMFEATGWILVEATEEETAHHDRIELTYVKPPNQLLPPPVISPEQDMELSELYELSASYMIGIVRQFSFSSALQRMSVVVRQIGERRMDAYLKGAPEVVASLCKKETVPEDFAEVLENYTKQGFRVIALAHRRLESKLTFHKVQNINRDQIEKNMDFLGLIIMQNKLKTETPGVLDDLRRASIRTVMVTGDNMLTAISVARDCGMIQPQDRVIIADALPPKDGQAAKITWHYADKPGKLSNKPTKLEEMEIIMEDGHSVDEMKTQEQYHFAMSGKSFAVITEHFQDLLQKLVLHGTVFARMAPDQKTQLVETLESVDYFVGMCGDGANDCGALKRAHAGISLSELEASVASPFTSTTPSITCVPNLIREGRAALITSFCVFKFMALYSIIQCLSVALLYSIGSNLGDFQFLFIDMAIILLIVFTMSLNSAWKELVAQRPPSGLVSGPLLFSVLSQILICLGFQIMAFLLIQQLGWYSKPDFYNCSAPQHIDNSTEETSEERIMNDVNTTLFFVSSFQYLIVAIVFSKGKPFRQPSYKNWPFVLSALILVIFLFFIMFVPISGIYQFLELVCVPLSWRVSMVLIVVGNTLVSVFIETVVLDVILWKHVFSRDKQGSYGVSPAGPTPQGGIDMFGTKCLSWLCCRQKKVPKARYMHLAQELSVDPDWPPKPKSTTEAKAASHPEDCSYQIEAVS, from the exons ATGGAGAAGGAAGATCTGAAGATTATCAACAAGGGTTTGGAGGATGAGATG GAGCTGAGCGGGTATCGGCTGTGCCGATGGAAGGTGGTTCTGGTGGGTTTGGGTGGTTTCTGTACGGGTGGTTTTCTCTTCCTGCTGCTCTATTGGATGCCTGAATGGTGTGTGAAGGCCACCTGCAGACGGACCACCATCAAAGATGCAGACGTAGCCCTCTTACGAAGCACC GATGAGTTCAAGCGCTGGTTTAGAGCGAAGATTCGGGTAATGCTGGCCCCTGGGAAGGACCCTTATGACAACCTGGCCTCTCAAACCGCCTCCCCTCAAGCCAATGACCACACCCACAACCCCACTGACCCTGCCCCTGGGAAAATCACCGGGAATCCAGAGGACCAGCCTGTGCCG AGGCGTTATTTTACCCTCCACAGCACTAAATACTTTTGGAACGACTCCATTCAGAACTTCGAAGTATTGAA AGGCCTGGAAGATCAGAGCATGACCTGCTCTTCTGTTCACTCAAAGCACAGTTTCGGGCTCAACAAAAACCAGCAGGAGTACAG GAGATTTTTTTTCGGACTCAATGAAATAGACGTGAAAGTGCCTTCTCTTTTCAAGCTGCTAATTAAGGAG GTCCTCAATCCTTTCTACATCTTCCAGCTCTTCAGTGTTATCCTGTGGTGTACTGATGAATACTACTACTACGCAATGGCCATAGTCGTCATGTCAGTCATATCAATAGCTACCTCTCTCTACACTATTAAAAAG caATATGTAATGCTACACGACATGGTGGCAGCACACAGTACTGTTCGAGTTACAGTCTACAGGGGCGAAAACG AAACGGAGGAAGCCCTGTCCACAGACCTGGTCCCCGGCGACGTCATCGTCATCCCCAGCAACGGGACCATCATGCCCTGTGACGCAGTGCTCATCTGTGGCACCTGCATTGTTAATGAGAGCATGCTTACAG GTGAGAGTGTTCCAGTCACAAAGACTGACCTTCCAAACCCTCAACGGGATAAGAAGGGTGGGGATGGAGATGCCATCTACAGCACAGAGGAACACAAGAGACACACGCTCTTCTGTGGCACAAACGTCATACAGACCCGCTACTACACGGGAGAAATGGTCAAAGCTGTGGTGGTCCGCACAG GCTTCAGCACCGCTAAAGGGCAGCTCATCCGCTCTATCCTGTACCCAAAACCCACAGATTTTAAGCTGTACCGGGACGCGTACATGTTCCTGCTGTGCCTGGTCGCTGTTGCCAGCATCGTCTTTGTCTATTCCTTGGTCATGAAAATCATAAATAAg GAACCAGTAAAGGAAATCATAGTCAAGTCTCTGGACATCATTACTATCACGGTGCCCCCTGCGCTGCCGGCAGCCATGACAGCGGGCATCGTCTATGCTCAACGGCGCCTCAAGAAAGTCGGGATATTCTCCATCAGTCCACAAAGAATCAACATCTGTGGGCAGCTGAACCTGGTGTGCTTTGACAAG aCAGGCACCCTTACAGAAGATGGCTTGGACATGTGGGGAATTCAGCGAACAGAAGATGGCAG ATTCCACCATTCAGAAGAAAAAGCAGACGATAAGAACTTGGTAACAACCAAGTTTGTGTCCTGCATGGCCACCTGTCACTCTCTCACCAAGATTGAGGGTCAGCTCTCTGGAGATCCACTGGACCTCAAGATGTTCGAGGCCACAGGCTGG ATACTGGTGGAAGCTACAGAAGAGGAGACGGCTCACCACGACCGCATTGAACTCACTTACGTAAAACCACCCAATCAGCTTCTGCCGCCGCCAGTCATATCACCCGAACAGGACATG GAACTGTCTGAACTCTATGAGCTCTCG GCGTCATATATGATTGGTATCGTGCGGCAGTTCTCCTTCTCCTCCGCTCTGCAGAGAATGAGTGTGGTTGTCCGTCAGATCGGAGAGAGACGTATGGATGCCTATCTGAAAGGAGCTCCAGAGGTTGTGGCGAGCCTGTGTAAGAAAGAAACAG TACCAGAAGATTTTGCAGAGGTTCTGGAGAACTACACCAAACAGGGCTTCCGGGTCATCGCTCTGGCACACAGGCGGCTGGAATCCAAACTTACATTTCACAAAGTGCAGAACATTAACCG GGATCAAATTGAGAAAAATATGGATTTTCTGGGTTTGATCATCATGCAGAACAAGCTGAAAACCGAAACGCCAGGTGTGCTGGACGATCTCCGACGTGCCAGCATACGCACCGTCATGGTCACAG GTGACAACATGCTGACGGCCATCTCCGTGGCACGAGACTGCGGCATGATTCAGCCACAAGACCGAGTCATTATTGCCGACGCGCTGCCCCCTAAAGATGGCCAGGCTGCCAAGATCACCTGGCACTACGCCGACAAACCCGGCAAACTCTCAAACAAGCCCACTAAACTAGAG GAGATGGAGATTATTATGGAAGATGGGCATTCTGTGGATGAGATGAAAACTCAGGAACAGTATCACTTTGCCATGAGCGGCAAATCATTTGCTGTAATTACTGAGCATTTCCAGGACCTGCTACAGAAG CTGGTGCTTCATGGAACAGTGTTTGCAAGGATGGCGCCTGACCAGAAGACTCAGCTTGTTGAGACATTAGAAAGTGTAGA TTATTTTGTAGGAATGTGTGGAGACGGAGCGAACGACTGTGGG GCACTGAAGAGAGCTCATGCTGGCATCTCTCTGTCAGAGCTGGAGGCTTCAGTGGCTTCTCCATTTACCTCCACGACTCCCAGCATCACCTGCGTGCCCAATCTGATCAG AGAGGGCAGAGCGGCTCTCATCACCTCCTTCTGCGTGTTCAAGTTCATGGCTCTATACAGTATTATTCAATGCCTCAGTGTTGCCCTTCTCTACTCC ATTGGCAGTAACCTGGGTGACTTCCAGTTCCTCTTCATCGACATGGCCATCATTCTTCTAATTGTCTTCACCA TGAGTTTGAATTCTGCGTGGAAGGAGCTTGTCGCCCAAAGACCTCCCTCCGGCCTCGTCTCAGGTCCTCTCCTTTTCTCAGTTCTTAGCCAGATTCTCATTTGCCTCGGCTTCCAGATCATGGCCTTCCTCTTGATCCAACAATTGGGCTGGTACTCCAAACCAGA tttcTACAACTGCTCTGCTCCCCAACACATAGATAACTCCACTGAAGAAACGTCTGAAGAACGCATCATGAATGATGTGAATACCACACTCTTCTTCGTCTCCTCTTTTCAGTACCTCATTGTCGCCATTGTTTTCTCCAAAGGAAAGCCCTTCCGCCAGCCCAGCTACAAGAACT ggccGTTTGTTCTGTCTGCTTTAATTCTCgtcattttcctgtttttcatCATGTTTGTCCCAATCTCTGGAATCTATCAATTTTTAGAG
- the atp13a3 gene encoding polyamine-transporting ATPase 13A3 isoform X4 translates to MEKEDLKIINKGLEDEMELSGYRLCRWKVVLVGLGGFCTGGFLFLLLYWMPEWCVKATCRRTTIKDADVALLRSTDEFKRWFRAKIRVMLAPGKDPYDNLASQTASPQANDHTHNPTDPAPGKITGNPEDQPVPRRYFTLHSTKYFWNDSIQNFEVLKGLEDQSMTCSSVHSKHSFGLNKNQQEYRRFFFGLNEIDVKVPSLFKLLIKEVLNPFYIFQLFSVILWCTDEYYYYAMAIVVMSVISIATSLYTIKKQYVMLHDMVAAHSTVRVTVYRGENETEEALSTDLVPGDVIVIPSNGTIMPCDAVLICGTCIVNESMLTGESVPVTKTDLPNPQRDKKGGDGDAIYSTEEHKRHTLFCGTNVIQTRYYTGEMVKAVVVRTGFSTAKGQLIRSILYPKPTDFKLYRDAYMFLLCLVAVASIVFVYSLVMKIINKEPVKEIIVKSLDIITITVPPALPAAMTAGIVYAQRRLKKVGIFSISPQRINICGQLNLVCFDKTGTLTEDGLDMWGIQRTEDGRFHHSEEKADDKNLVTTKFVSCMATCHSLTKIEGQLSGDPLDLKMFEATGWILVEATEEETAHHDRIELTYVKPPNQLLPPPVISPEQDMELSELYELSASYMIGIVRQFSFSSALQRMSVVVRQIGERRMDAYLKGAPEVVASLCKKETVPEDFAEVLENYTKQGFRVIALAHRRLESKLTFHKVQNINRDQIEKNMDFLGLIIMQNKLKTETPGVLDDLRRASIRTVMVTGDNMLTAISVARDCGMIQPQDRVIIADALPPKDGQAAKITWHYADKPGKLSNKPTKLEEMEIIMEDGHSVDEMKTQEQYHFAMSGKSFAVITEHFQDLLQKLVLHGTVFARMAPDQKTQLVETLESVDYFVGMCGDGANDCGALKRAHAGISLSELEASVASPFTSTTPSITCVPNLIREGRAALITSFCVFKFMALYSIIQCLSVALLYSIGSNLGDFQFLFIDMAIILLIVFTMSLNSAWKELVAQRPPSGLVSGPLLFSVLSQILICLGFQIMAFLLIQQLGWYSKPDFYNCSAPQHIDNSTEETSEERIMNDVNTTLFFVSSFQYLIVAIVFSKGKPFRQPSYKNWPFVLSALILVIFLFFIMFVPISGIYQFLELVCVPLSWRVSMVLIVVGNTLVSVFIETVVLDVILWKHVFSRDKQGSYGVSPAGPTPQHPVLTFGLACANMIFLNAL, encoded by the exons ATGGAGAAGGAAGATCTGAAGATTATCAACAAGGGTTTGGAGGATGAGATG GAGCTGAGCGGGTATCGGCTGTGCCGATGGAAGGTGGTTCTGGTGGGTTTGGGTGGTTTCTGTACGGGTGGTTTTCTCTTCCTGCTGCTCTATTGGATGCCTGAATGGTGTGTGAAGGCCACCTGCAGACGGACCACCATCAAAGATGCAGACGTAGCCCTCTTACGAAGCACC GATGAGTTCAAGCGCTGGTTTAGAGCGAAGATTCGGGTAATGCTGGCCCCTGGGAAGGACCCTTATGACAACCTGGCCTCTCAAACCGCCTCCCCTCAAGCCAATGACCACACCCACAACCCCACTGACCCTGCCCCTGGGAAAATCACCGGGAATCCAGAGGACCAGCCTGTGCCG AGGCGTTATTTTACCCTCCACAGCACTAAATACTTTTGGAACGACTCCATTCAGAACTTCGAAGTATTGAA AGGCCTGGAAGATCAGAGCATGACCTGCTCTTCTGTTCACTCAAAGCACAGTTTCGGGCTCAACAAAAACCAGCAGGAGTACAG GAGATTTTTTTTCGGACTCAATGAAATAGACGTGAAAGTGCCTTCTCTTTTCAAGCTGCTAATTAAGGAG GTCCTCAATCCTTTCTACATCTTCCAGCTCTTCAGTGTTATCCTGTGGTGTACTGATGAATACTACTACTACGCAATGGCCATAGTCGTCATGTCAGTCATATCAATAGCTACCTCTCTCTACACTATTAAAAAG caATATGTAATGCTACACGACATGGTGGCAGCACACAGTACTGTTCGAGTTACAGTCTACAGGGGCGAAAACG AAACGGAGGAAGCCCTGTCCACAGACCTGGTCCCCGGCGACGTCATCGTCATCCCCAGCAACGGGACCATCATGCCCTGTGACGCAGTGCTCATCTGTGGCACCTGCATTGTTAATGAGAGCATGCTTACAG GTGAGAGTGTTCCAGTCACAAAGACTGACCTTCCAAACCCTCAACGGGATAAGAAGGGTGGGGATGGAGATGCCATCTACAGCACAGAGGAACACAAGAGACACACGCTCTTCTGTGGCACAAACGTCATACAGACCCGCTACTACACGGGAGAAATGGTCAAAGCTGTGGTGGTCCGCACAG GCTTCAGCACCGCTAAAGGGCAGCTCATCCGCTCTATCCTGTACCCAAAACCCACAGATTTTAAGCTGTACCGGGACGCGTACATGTTCCTGCTGTGCCTGGTCGCTGTTGCCAGCATCGTCTTTGTCTATTCCTTGGTCATGAAAATCATAAATAAg GAACCAGTAAAGGAAATCATAGTCAAGTCTCTGGACATCATTACTATCACGGTGCCCCCTGCGCTGCCGGCAGCCATGACAGCGGGCATCGTCTATGCTCAACGGCGCCTCAAGAAAGTCGGGATATTCTCCATCAGTCCACAAAGAATCAACATCTGTGGGCAGCTGAACCTGGTGTGCTTTGACAAG aCAGGCACCCTTACAGAAGATGGCTTGGACATGTGGGGAATTCAGCGAACAGAAGATGGCAG ATTCCACCATTCAGAAGAAAAAGCAGACGATAAGAACTTGGTAACAACCAAGTTTGTGTCCTGCATGGCCACCTGTCACTCTCTCACCAAGATTGAGGGTCAGCTCTCTGGAGATCCACTGGACCTCAAGATGTTCGAGGCCACAGGCTGG ATACTGGTGGAAGCTACAGAAGAGGAGACGGCTCACCACGACCGCATTGAACTCACTTACGTAAAACCACCCAATCAGCTTCTGCCGCCGCCAGTCATATCACCCGAACAGGACATG GAACTGTCTGAACTCTATGAGCTCTCG GCGTCATATATGATTGGTATCGTGCGGCAGTTCTCCTTCTCCTCCGCTCTGCAGAGAATGAGTGTGGTTGTCCGTCAGATCGGAGAGAGACGTATGGATGCCTATCTGAAAGGAGCTCCAGAGGTTGTGGCGAGCCTGTGTAAGAAAGAAACAG TACCAGAAGATTTTGCAGAGGTTCTGGAGAACTACACCAAACAGGGCTTCCGGGTCATCGCTCTGGCACACAGGCGGCTGGAATCCAAACTTACATTTCACAAAGTGCAGAACATTAACCG GGATCAAATTGAGAAAAATATGGATTTTCTGGGTTTGATCATCATGCAGAACAAGCTGAAAACCGAAACGCCAGGTGTGCTGGACGATCTCCGACGTGCCAGCATACGCACCGTCATGGTCACAG GTGACAACATGCTGACGGCCATCTCCGTGGCACGAGACTGCGGCATGATTCAGCCACAAGACCGAGTCATTATTGCCGACGCGCTGCCCCCTAAAGATGGCCAGGCTGCCAAGATCACCTGGCACTACGCCGACAAACCCGGCAAACTCTCAAACAAGCCCACTAAACTAGAG GAGATGGAGATTATTATGGAAGATGGGCATTCTGTGGATGAGATGAAAACTCAGGAACAGTATCACTTTGCCATGAGCGGCAAATCATTTGCTGTAATTACTGAGCATTTCCAGGACCTGCTACAGAAG CTGGTGCTTCATGGAACAGTGTTTGCAAGGATGGCGCCTGACCAGAAGACTCAGCTTGTTGAGACATTAGAAAGTGTAGA TTATTTTGTAGGAATGTGTGGAGACGGAGCGAACGACTGTGGG GCACTGAAGAGAGCTCATGCTGGCATCTCTCTGTCAGAGCTGGAGGCTTCAGTGGCTTCTCCATTTACCTCCACGACTCCCAGCATCACCTGCGTGCCCAATCTGATCAG AGAGGGCAGAGCGGCTCTCATCACCTCCTTCTGCGTGTTCAAGTTCATGGCTCTATACAGTATTATTCAATGCCTCAGTGTTGCCCTTCTCTACTCC ATTGGCAGTAACCTGGGTGACTTCCAGTTCCTCTTCATCGACATGGCCATCATTCTTCTAATTGTCTTCACCA TGAGTTTGAATTCTGCGTGGAAGGAGCTTGTCGCCCAAAGACCTCCCTCCGGCCTCGTCTCAGGTCCTCTCCTTTTCTCAGTTCTTAGCCAGATTCTCATTTGCCTCGGCTTCCAGATCATGGCCTTCCTCTTGATCCAACAATTGGGCTGGTACTCCAAACCAGA tttcTACAACTGCTCTGCTCCCCAACACATAGATAACTCCACTGAAGAAACGTCTGAAGAACGCATCATGAATGATGTGAATACCACACTCTTCTTCGTCTCCTCTTTTCAGTACCTCATTGTCGCCATTGTTTTCTCCAAAGGAAAGCCCTTCCGCCAGCCCAGCTACAAGAACT ggccGTTTGTTCTGTCTGCTTTAATTCTCgtcattttcctgtttttcatCATGTTTGTCCCAATCTCTGGAATCTATCAATTTTTAGAG
- the atp13a3 gene encoding polyamine-transporting ATPase 13A3 isoform X3 has translation MEKEDLKIINKGLEDEMELSGYRLCRWKVVLVGLGGFCTGGFLFLLLYWMPEWCVKATCRRTTIKDADVALLRSTDEFKRWFRAKIRVMLAPGKDPYDNLASQTASPQANDHTHNPTDPAPGKITGNPEDQPVPRRYFTLHSTKYFWNDSIQNFEVLKGLEDQSMTCSSVHSKHSFGLNKNQQEYRRFFFGLNEIDVKVPSLFKLLIKEVLNPFYIFQLFSVILWCTDEYYYYAMAIVVMSVISIATSLYTIKKQYVMLHDMVAAHSTVRVTVYRGENETEEALSTDLVPGDVIVIPSNGTIMPCDAVLICGTCIVNESMLTGESVPVTKTDLPNPQRDKKGGDGDAIYSTEEHKRHTLFCGTNVIQTRYYTGEMVKAVVVRTGFSTAKGQLIRSILYPKPTDFKLYRDAYMFLLCLVAVASIVFVYSLVMKIINKEPVKEIIVKSLDIITITVPPALPAAMTAGIVYAQRRLKKVGIFSISPQRINICGQLNLVCFDKTGTLTEDGLDMWGIQRTEDGRFHHSEEKADDKNLVTTKFVSCMATCHSLTKIEGQLSGDPLDLKMFEATGWILVEATEEETAHHDRIELTYVKPPNQLLPPPVISPEQDMELSELYELSASYMIGIVRQFSFSSALQRMSVVVRQIGERRMDAYLKGAPEVVASLCKKETVPEDFAEVLENYTKQGFRVIALAHRRLESKLTFHKVQNINRDQIEKNMDFLGLIIMQNKLKTETPGVLDDLRRASIRTVMVTGDNMLTAISVARDCGMIQPQDRVIIADALPPKDGQAAKITWHYADKPGKLSNKPTKLEEMEIIMEDGHSVDEMKTQEQYHFAMSGKSFAVITEHFQDLLQKLVLHGTVFARMAPDQKTQLVETLESVDYFVGMCGDGANDCGALKRAHAGISLSELEASVASPFTSTTPSITCVPNLIREGRAALITSFCVFKFMALYSIIQCLSVALLYSIGSNLGDFQFLFIDMAIILLIVFTMSLNSAWKELVAQRPPSGLVSGPLLFSVLSQILICLGFQIMAFLLIQQLGWYSKPDFYNCSAPQHIDNSTEETSEERIMNDVNTTLFFVSSFQYLIVAIVFSKGKPFRQPSYKNWPFVLSALILVIFLFFIMFVPISGIYQFLELVCVPLSWRVSMVLIVVGNTLVSVFIEGGIDMFGTKCLSWLCCRQKKVPKARYMHLAQELSVDPDWPPKPKSTTEAKAASHPEDCSYQIEAVS, from the exons ATGGAGAAGGAAGATCTGAAGATTATCAACAAGGGTTTGGAGGATGAGATG GAGCTGAGCGGGTATCGGCTGTGCCGATGGAAGGTGGTTCTGGTGGGTTTGGGTGGTTTCTGTACGGGTGGTTTTCTCTTCCTGCTGCTCTATTGGATGCCTGAATGGTGTGTGAAGGCCACCTGCAGACGGACCACCATCAAAGATGCAGACGTAGCCCTCTTACGAAGCACC GATGAGTTCAAGCGCTGGTTTAGAGCGAAGATTCGGGTAATGCTGGCCCCTGGGAAGGACCCTTATGACAACCTGGCCTCTCAAACCGCCTCCCCTCAAGCCAATGACCACACCCACAACCCCACTGACCCTGCCCCTGGGAAAATCACCGGGAATCCAGAGGACCAGCCTGTGCCG AGGCGTTATTTTACCCTCCACAGCACTAAATACTTTTGGAACGACTCCATTCAGAACTTCGAAGTATTGAA AGGCCTGGAAGATCAGAGCATGACCTGCTCTTCTGTTCACTCAAAGCACAGTTTCGGGCTCAACAAAAACCAGCAGGAGTACAG GAGATTTTTTTTCGGACTCAATGAAATAGACGTGAAAGTGCCTTCTCTTTTCAAGCTGCTAATTAAGGAG GTCCTCAATCCTTTCTACATCTTCCAGCTCTTCAGTGTTATCCTGTGGTGTACTGATGAATACTACTACTACGCAATGGCCATAGTCGTCATGTCAGTCATATCAATAGCTACCTCTCTCTACACTATTAAAAAG caATATGTAATGCTACACGACATGGTGGCAGCACACAGTACTGTTCGAGTTACAGTCTACAGGGGCGAAAACG AAACGGAGGAAGCCCTGTCCACAGACCTGGTCCCCGGCGACGTCATCGTCATCCCCAGCAACGGGACCATCATGCCCTGTGACGCAGTGCTCATCTGTGGCACCTGCATTGTTAATGAGAGCATGCTTACAG GTGAGAGTGTTCCAGTCACAAAGACTGACCTTCCAAACCCTCAACGGGATAAGAAGGGTGGGGATGGAGATGCCATCTACAGCACAGAGGAACACAAGAGACACACGCTCTTCTGTGGCACAAACGTCATACAGACCCGCTACTACACGGGAGAAATGGTCAAAGCTGTGGTGGTCCGCACAG GCTTCAGCACCGCTAAAGGGCAGCTCATCCGCTCTATCCTGTACCCAAAACCCACAGATTTTAAGCTGTACCGGGACGCGTACATGTTCCTGCTGTGCCTGGTCGCTGTTGCCAGCATCGTCTTTGTCTATTCCTTGGTCATGAAAATCATAAATAAg GAACCAGTAAAGGAAATCATAGTCAAGTCTCTGGACATCATTACTATCACGGTGCCCCCTGCGCTGCCGGCAGCCATGACAGCGGGCATCGTCTATGCTCAACGGCGCCTCAAGAAAGTCGGGATATTCTCCATCAGTCCACAAAGAATCAACATCTGTGGGCAGCTGAACCTGGTGTGCTTTGACAAG aCAGGCACCCTTACAGAAGATGGCTTGGACATGTGGGGAATTCAGCGAACAGAAGATGGCAG ATTCCACCATTCAGAAGAAAAAGCAGACGATAAGAACTTGGTAACAACCAAGTTTGTGTCCTGCATGGCCACCTGTCACTCTCTCACCAAGATTGAGGGTCAGCTCTCTGGAGATCCACTGGACCTCAAGATGTTCGAGGCCACAGGCTGG ATACTGGTGGAAGCTACAGAAGAGGAGACGGCTCACCACGACCGCATTGAACTCACTTACGTAAAACCACCCAATCAGCTTCTGCCGCCGCCAGTCATATCACCCGAACAGGACATG GAACTGTCTGAACTCTATGAGCTCTCG GCGTCATATATGATTGGTATCGTGCGGCAGTTCTCCTTCTCCTCCGCTCTGCAGAGAATGAGTGTGGTTGTCCGTCAGATCGGAGAGAGACGTATGGATGCCTATCTGAAAGGAGCTCCAGAGGTTGTGGCGAGCCTGTGTAAGAAAGAAACAG TACCAGAAGATTTTGCAGAGGTTCTGGAGAACTACACCAAACAGGGCTTCCGGGTCATCGCTCTGGCACACAGGCGGCTGGAATCCAAACTTACATTTCACAAAGTGCAGAACATTAACCG GGATCAAATTGAGAAAAATATGGATTTTCTGGGTTTGATCATCATGCAGAACAAGCTGAAAACCGAAACGCCAGGTGTGCTGGACGATCTCCGACGTGCCAGCATACGCACCGTCATGGTCACAG GTGACAACATGCTGACGGCCATCTCCGTGGCACGAGACTGCGGCATGATTCAGCCACAAGACCGAGTCATTATTGCCGACGCGCTGCCCCCTAAAGATGGCCAGGCTGCCAAGATCACCTGGCACTACGCCGACAAACCCGGCAAACTCTCAAACAAGCCCACTAAACTAGAG GAGATGGAGATTATTATGGAAGATGGGCATTCTGTGGATGAGATGAAAACTCAGGAACAGTATCACTTTGCCATGAGCGGCAAATCATTTGCTGTAATTACTGAGCATTTCCAGGACCTGCTACAGAAG CTGGTGCTTCATGGAACAGTGTTTGCAAGGATGGCGCCTGACCAGAAGACTCAGCTTGTTGAGACATTAGAAAGTGTAGA TTATTTTGTAGGAATGTGTGGAGACGGAGCGAACGACTGTGGG GCACTGAAGAGAGCTCATGCTGGCATCTCTCTGTCAGAGCTGGAGGCTTCAGTGGCTTCTCCATTTACCTCCACGACTCCCAGCATCACCTGCGTGCCCAATCTGATCAG AGAGGGCAGAGCGGCTCTCATCACCTCCTTCTGCGTGTTCAAGTTCATGGCTCTATACAGTATTATTCAATGCCTCAGTGTTGCCCTTCTCTACTCC ATTGGCAGTAACCTGGGTGACTTCCAGTTCCTCTTCATCGACATGGCCATCATTCTTCTAATTGTCTTCACCA TGAGTTTGAATTCTGCGTGGAAGGAGCTTGTCGCCCAAAGACCTCCCTCCGGCCTCGTCTCAGGTCCTCTCCTTTTCTCAGTTCTTAGCCAGATTCTCATTTGCCTCGGCTTCCAGATCATGGCCTTCCTCTTGATCCAACAATTGGGCTGGTACTCCAAACCAGA tttcTACAACTGCTCTGCTCCCCAACACATAGATAACTCCACTGAAGAAACGTCTGAAGAACGCATCATGAATGATGTGAATACCACACTCTTCTTCGTCTCCTCTTTTCAGTACCTCATTGTCGCCATTGTTTTCTCCAAAGGAAAGCCCTTCCGCCAGCCCAGCTACAAGAACT ggccGTTTGTTCTGTCTGCTTTAATTCTCgtcattttcctgtttttcatCATGTTTGTCCCAATCTCTGGAATCTATCAATTTTTAGAG